From the genome of Vigna angularis cultivar LongXiaoDou No.4 chromosome 11, ASM1680809v1, whole genome shotgun sequence, one region includes:
- the LOC108333790 gene encoding alpha carbonic anhydrase 7: protein MEKLATTVSICCLLLFLSLPVMSREVEDEREFSYEEESENGPSHWGDIHPEWSACNNGSMQSPIDLLNERVEIVSQLGRLQMNYQPSNATIRNRGHDIMLEWVSGAGYLQINETKYVLNQCHWHSPSEHTIDGKRFDLELHLVHETPSGQTTVIGILYKIGRPDSFLSSLTSHIKNISETTEAERVVGVVDPRQIKIFYKQYYRYMGSLTIPPCTENVSWTIVKEIRSVSKEQVRLLRAAVDDESESNARPLQLINNRLLQLYRQKYIKH from the exons ATGGAGAAGCTTGCTACCACGGTTTCGATTTGCTGCTTACTTTTGTTCCTGTCTTTACCAGTGATGTCTCGAGAAGTTG AAGATGAGAGAGAGTTTAGTTACGAGGAAGAGAGCGAGAACGGACCGTCTCATTGGGGAGACATACACCCTGAATGGAGTGCGTGCAACAATGGATCCATGCAGTCACCGATTGATCTACTGAATGAAAGGGTTGAAATAGTATCCCAGTTAGGGAGGCTTCAGATGAACTACCAACCCTCCAATGCCACTATTAGGAATAGGGGCCACGATATCATG CTAGAATGGGTTTCTGGCGCAGGTTATCTTCAAATTAATGAAACTAAGTACGTACTCAATCAATGTCATTGGCATTCTCCCTCTGAACACACCATAGATGGCAAAAG GTTTGATCTAGAGTTACACTTGGTGCACGAAACTCCATCTGGACAAACAACTGTGATAGGAATACTGTACAAGATTGGAAGACCAGACTCTTTTCTGTCATCG TTAACGAGTCATATAAAGAACATTTCTGAGACCACGGAAGCAGAAAGAGTGGTGGGTGTAGTTGACCCTAGgcaaatcaaaatattttacaagCAGTATTACAGGTATATGGGTTCGCTCACAATTCCTCCTTGCACTGAGAATGTTTCTTGGACCATTGTTAAAGAG ATACGATCCGTTTCAAAGGAACAGGTTAGATTGCTTCGAGCCGCTGTTGATGAT GAATCAGAAAGTAACGCAAGGCCACTGCAGTTAATAAATAACCGCTTGCTGCAACTTTATCggcaaaaatatattaaacattgA
- the LOC108333433 gene encoding BEL1-like homeodomain protein 9, with the protein MSSLRPESHVAQQIRREKLRIQNSSQPLHEFPNNLEPLSLQPGFNNFDLLHVRNVRNANMLDEPVVYPPEMPNFSTLNPLSTPKNALEYHQEIGAAEASNRLMMNQYGSFSHSMPSIHSSHKEQCELRNLGNWRNSAPQQGSDWFINYPSNANSFLSSELSNVSSYNELMDAQCSNASDEISGREIQKQLGGLHNPPPPPPLYQNALQDIVKSASISAHTRQDMTSLMQQNDHSIWVGNSTEVELQQPSYGNQPNPLRFGWTNRAIDNIPSDSLPQSLSLSLSSNAQPKPSVSQHEQGSTSDDPRCLKYMMPSIVSRDFAKSLQDTVGMPSKSTISYRSVGPLGPFTGYATILKSSRFLKSVQQLLDEIFCVSGAKFAKSYDVSERVSPEVSASTSADTVTVNNTGFTAKGSNSGSSSTMLYNVSKENCSDLGVGSSFGLSSRPDYQQKKAKLLYMHEEVTRQCKQYHLQMQMVISSFESVAGLSSATPYVSMALKSVSKHFRCLKNSISDQLKLVSEALGEDVSIPSCSTGSKADTTMARIRCSMDQSFLKNKSGRGSTTDLLDPQQHVWRPQRGLPERAVAILKAWLFEHFLHPYPTDTDKHMLASQTGLSRNQVSNWFINARVRVWKPMVEEIHMLETKATGTREKSGKHEGTSSGPEGGDSSQPRVDKPLRNIGMNSIPENRFEGMEMESSNAEERGLSEEEWSQEKRSKLECQMTSNNMDGTLMGFMPYRRGGLEVGGLDSVSLTLGLRHGVEGVQHQQQLQEEQLRHHHLGGHMIRDYVG; encoded by the exons ATGAGCAGTTTAAGGCCTGAGTCTCATGTGGCACAGCAAATTCGGCGCGAAAAATTGAGAATCCAAAACAGTTCTCAACCTCTGCACGAATTTCCCAACAATCTTGAACCGTTATCGTTACAGCCGGGGTTTAATAACTTTGACCTTCTTCATGTTAGGAATGTTAGAAACGCTAACATGCTCGACGAACCAGTTGTTTATCCACCAGAAATGCCAAACTTCTCCACTTTGAACCCCTTGTCTACTCCAAAGAACGCTTTGGAGTATCATCAAGAAATAGGTGCAGCTGAAGCGAGTAACAGGCTGATGATGAATCAGTATGGTTCATTTTCCCATTCCATGCCCTCTATTCATTCTTCCCACAAGGAACAGTGTGAACTTCGTAATTTGGGAAATTGGAGGAACAGTGCTCCCCAACAAGGATCTGATTGGTTTATAAATTATCCAAGTAATGCCAATTCTTTTTTGTCTTCTGAGCTCAGCAACGTGTCTTCTTACAACGAACTAATGGATGCACAGTGTAGCAATGCATCTGATGAAATCAGTGGTAGAGAAATTCAAAAGCAATTAGGTGGACTGCATaatcctcctcctcctcctccactgTATCAAAATGCTTTGCAAGATATTGTGAAGTCTGCCTCTATCAGCGCCCACACTAGGCAAGACATGACTTCCCTAATGCAGCAAAATGACCACAGCATTTGGGTGGGCAATAGTACTGAAGTTGAGCTTCAACAGCCGAGTTATGGAAATCAGCCAAATCCGTTGCGTTTTGGATGGACAAATCGAGCAATAGATAACATCCCGAGTGATTCACTTCCTCAGAGCTTATCCTTGTCACTTTCATCGAACGCACAACCCAAGCCTTCTGTTTCTCAACATGAGCAAGGGTCTACATCCGATGATCCTCGTTGTTTGAAGTATATGATGCCGTCTATTGTCTCTAGAGATTTTGCGAAATCACTTCAAGACACGGTGGGAATGCCTTCGAAGAGTACTATAAGTTACCGAAGTGTGGGTCCCCTTGGCCCTTTTACAGGGTATGCTACTATTCTTAAGAGTTCAAGGTTCTTAAAGTCTGTCCAACAGTTGTTAGATGAGATTTTCTGTGTATCTGGTGCAAAGTTTGCGAAATCATATGATGTTTCAGAACGTGTTTCTCCAGAAGTTAGTGCTTCTACTTCTGCGGATACTGTTACTGTCAATAACACCGGGTTTACTGCAAAAGGTAGCAACTCAGGTTCTTCATCAACTATGTTGTATAATGTGTCAAAGGAAAATTGTTCTGATTTGGGAGTTGGAAGTAGCTTTGGACTTTCTTCGCGGCCAGATTATCAACAGAAGAAAGCAAAACTGCTGTACATGCATGAGGAG GTTACGAGGCAATGCAAGCAGTACCATCTACAAATGCAGATGGTTATTTCTTCGTTCGAGTCAGTGGCGGGTCTTAGTTCTGCTACTCCTTACGTCTCCATGGCTCTCAAGTCAGTATCAAAACACTTCAGatgtttaaaaaattctatCTCAGATCAGCTGAAGCTTGTAAGCGAAGCCTTGGGAGAGGATGTGTCAATACCCTCTTGCAGTACTGGCAGTAAAGCTGACACTACTATGGCAAGGATAAGATGCAGCATGGACCAAAGTTTTCTAAAGAACAAATCTGGCAGAGGGAGTACTACGGATCTTCTTGATCCACAACAGCATGTGTGGAGGCCCCAGAGAGGCTTGCCAGAGCGTGCAGTGGCAATTCTTAAAGCCTGGTTATTTGAGCATTTTCTTCATCC TTACCCTACAGACACTGATAAACACATGCTCGCTAGTCAAACAGGTCTATCACGGAATCAG GTATCAAATTGGTTCATAAATGCTCGAGTACGAGTATGGAAGCCAATGGTTGAGGAAATACACATGCTTGAAACAAAAGCAACAGGCACCAGAGAGAAGAGTGGTAAACATGAGGGAACATCTTCTGGCCCTGAAGGTGGTGATAGCAGCCAACCTAGAGTGGATAAGCCTTTGAGAAATATTGGTATGAATTCAATACCTGAAAATAGATTTGAGGGCATGGAAATGGAATCAAGCAATGCTGAAGAAAGAGGGTTAAGTGAAGAAGAATGGAGTCAAGAGAAAAGATCTAAATTGGAATGCCAAATGACTTCAAACAATATGGATGGTACATTGATGGGTTTTATGCCATACCGACGCGGTGGCCTTGAGGTTGGTGGACTTGATTCTGTGTCACTAACGTTGGGTCTTAGACATGGCGTTGAAGGAgtacaacatcaacaacaattGCAAGAGGAGCAGCTTCGACATCATCACCTCGGAGGGCACATGATCCGTGACTATGTGGGCTGA